Proteins encoded within one genomic window of Anopheles gambiae chromosome 3, idAnoGambNW_F1_1, whole genome shotgun sequence:
- the LOC5667926 gene encoding procathepsin L produces MKFLILILGFVAAANAISIFELVKEEWTAFKLQHRKKYDSETEERIRMKIYVQNKHKIAKHNQRYDLGQEKFRLRVNKYADLLHEEFVHTLNGFNRSVSGKGQLLRGELKPIEEAVTWIEPANVDVPTAMDWRTKGAVTPVKDQGHCGSCWSFSATGALEGQHFRKTGKLVSLSEQNLVDCSQKYGNNGCNGGMMDFAFQYIKDNKGIDTEKSYPYEAIDDECHYNPKAVGATDKGFVDIPQGNEKALMKALATVGPVSVAIDASHESFQFYSEGVYYEPQCDSEQLDHGVLAVGYGTTEDGEDYWLVKNSWGTTWGDQGYVKMARNRDNHCGIATTASYPLV; encoded by the exons ATGAAGTTTCTAATACTCATCCTCGGCTTTGTCGCGGCCGCCAATGCGATCTCCATCTTTGAGCTCGTGAAGGAAGAATGGACAGCATTCAAG CTGCAACACCGCAAGAAGTACGACAGCGAGACGGAGGAGCGCATCCGCATGAAGATCTATGTGCAGAACAAGCACAAAATTGCCAAGCACAACCAGCGCTACGATCTTGGCCAGGAGAAGTTCCGCCTGCGCGTGAACAAGTACGCCGATCTGCTGCACGAGGAGTTTGTCCACACGCTGAACGGGTTCAACCGTTCGGTCAGCGGCAAGGG ACAATTGCTGCGCGGTGAGCTGAAGCCGATCGAAGAGGCCGTTACCTGGATTGAACCGGCCAACGTGGATGTGCCGACGGCGATGGATTGGCGTACGAAGGGTGCCGTCACCCCAGTCAAGGATCAGG GACACTGCGGCTCGTGCTGGTCGTTCTCGGCTACCGGTGCGCTCGAGGGACAGCACTTCCGCAAGACGGGCAAGCTGGTGTCGCTGTCCGAGCAGAATCTGGTCGACTGTTCGCAAAAGTACGGCAACAACGGATGCAACGGTGGCATGATGGACTTTGCCTTCCAGTACATCAAGGACAACAAGGGCATCGATACGGAGAAGTCGTACCCGTACGAGGCGATAGATGACGAGTGCCACTACAACCCCAAGGCGGTCGGTGCCACCGACAAGGGCTTCGTCGACATTCCGCAGGGCAACGAGAAGGCGCTGATGAAGGCGCTCGCCACCGTCGGCCCGGTGTCGGTCGCGATCGATGCGTCGCACGAATCGTTCCAGTTCTACTCGGAGGGCGTGTACTACGAGCCGCAGTGCGACTCGGAGCAGCTCGATCACGGCGTGCTGGCGGTCGGGTACGGTACGACCGAGGACGGCGAGGACTACTGGCTGGTGAAGAACTCGTGGGGCACCACCTGGGGCGACCAGGGCTACGTGAAGATGGCGCGTAACCGTGACAATCACTGCGGTATTGCCACCACTGCCAGCTATCCGTTGGTCTAA
- the LOC1280819 gene encoding NADH dehydrogenase [ubiquinone] 1 beta subcomplex subunit 4, with translation MSQQEKAARRAALRNEYWRTMTNPHNHLRGESGGVFDTGLARFQAMRVNHYEHFKPTGRSFKIGLFTVVIPIIVYAKMMKNERDQREQQYRTGQVAYADRRFKFI, from the exons ATGAGCCAGCAGGAAAAGGCGGCCCGGCGTGCGGCCCTACGCAACGAGTACTGGCGCACGATGACCAACCCGCACAACCATCTGCGCGGCGAGAGCGGTGGTGTG TTCGACACTGGCCTAGCCCGGTTCCAGGCGATGCGCGTTAACCATTACGAGCACTTCAAGCCGACCGGCCGCTCGTTCAAGATTGGACTGTTTACCGTCGTCATCCCGATCATTGTGTACGCGAAAATGATGAAGAACGAGCGCGACCAGCGGGAACAGCAGTACCGCACCGGTCAGGTGGCGTACGCCGACCGTCGCTTCAAGTTCATCTAA
- the LOC1280818 gene encoding inositol-3-phosphate synthase: MSSELKVLSPNVHYTDEHIEVDYQYQTTTVVSSGPSGYTVKPETTELNIRTGRNVPRMGLMLVGWGGNNGSTLTAALEANKHSLEWRTRQGVQQANWYGSITQSSTVLLGSDATGQDVYIPMNQLVPMVNPNDIVVDGWDISSLNIGEAMKRAQVLEVGLQDQVYKRLAQLRPRASIYDPDFIAANQADRADNTIKGTRYEQYQQIVRDIREFKQQSGVDKVVILWTANTERFAEVKEGVNTTMADLERSLKQNHSEISPSTIFAMAAIAENCIYINGSPQNTFVPGVIEMAEHYGAFIAGDDFKSGQTKLKSVLVDFLVSAGIKPVSIVSYNHLGNNDGKNLSAPQQFRSKEISKSNVVDDMVASNHILYGADEHPDHCVVIKYVPYVGDSKRAMDEYTSQIMLGGHNTLVIHNTCEDSLLATPLILDLAILGELCSRIQVRRKDAAASGEYLPFRSVLSLLSYLCKAPLVPQGTPVVNSLFRQRTAIENILRACVGLPPLSHMTLEHRFDLPVGESQPDVQQHVAKKARVANGTAEKCNGVHNGDAHPSEEVASR, translated from the exons ATGTCCTCAGAGCTGAAGGTACTTTCGCCGAACGTCCACTACACGGACGAACACATCGAGGTGGACTACCAGTACCAAACGACCACCGTGGTGAGCAGCGGCCCAAGCGGATACACG GTGAAACCTGAAACTACCGAGTTGAACATCCGCACCGGACGAAATGTCCCGCGCATGGGGCTGATGCTGGTCGGCTGGGGCGGCAACAACGGCTCGACGCTGACGGCTGCGCTCGAGGCGAACAAGCACAGCCTGGAATGGCGCACGCGCCAGGGCGTCCAGCAGGCGAACTGGTACGGCTCGATCACGCAGTCGTCGACGGTGCTGCTCGGATCGGACGCCACCGGCCAGGATGTGTACATCCCGATGAACCAGCTGGTGCCGATGGTCAACCCGAACGATATCGTCGTCGATGGGTGGGACATTAGCTCGCTCAACATCGGGGAGGCGATGAAGCGGGCGCAGGTGCTGGAGGTCGGGCTGCAGGATCAGGTGTACAAGCGGTTGGCGCAGCTGCGCCCAAGGGCCTCGATCTACGATCCCGACTTCATTGCGGCCAACCAGGCGGACCGGGCGGACAACACGATCAAGGGCACGCGGTACGAGCAGTACCAGCAGATCGTGCGGGACATTCGCGAGTTCAAGCAGCAGTCGGGCGTGGACAAGGTGGTCATCCTGTGGACGGCAAATACGGAGCGGTTCGCCGAGGTGAAGGAAGGCGTCAACACGACGATGGCGGATCTGGAGCGCTCGCTCAAGCAGAACCATTCGGAGATTTCGCCCTCGACGATCTTCGCCATGGCTGCTATTGCTGAGAAT TGCATCTACATCAACGGATCGCCCCAGAACACGTTCGTGCCCGGTGTGATCGAGATGGCGGAGCACTACGGTGCGTTCATTGCCGGCGATGACTTCAAGTCGGGCCAGACCAAGCTGAAGTCGGTGCTGGTGGACTTCCTGGTGTCGGCCGGCATCAAGCCCGTCTCGATCGTGAGCTACAACCATCTCGGCAACAACGACGGCAAGAATCTCTCGGCCCCGCAGCAGTTCCGCTCGAAGGAGATCTCCAAGAGCAACGTGGTGGACGATATGGTCGCATCCAACCACATCCTGTACGGTGCGGACGAACATCCGGACCACTGCGTGGTGATCAAGTACGTGCCGTACGTTGGCGACAGCAAGCGCGCGATGGACGAGTACACGAGCCAGATCATGCTCGGTGGTCACAACACGCTGGTCATCCACAATACCTGCGAGGACTCGCTGCTCGCCACCCCGCTCATCCTCGATCTGGCCATACTGGGTGAGCTGTGCTCGCGCATTCAGGTTCGCCGCAAGGACGCCGCGGCCAGCGGTGAGTACCTACCCTTCCGGTCGGTACTGTCGCTGCTGAGCTACCTGTGCAAGGCACCGCTAGTGCCGCAGGGTACGCCCGTGGTCAATTCGCTCTTCCGCCAGCGAACGGCAATCGAGAACATTCTGCGTGCGTGCGTCGGTCTGCCGCCGCTCAGCCACATGACGCTGGAGCACCGTTTCGATCTGCCGGTCGGGGAGAGCCAACCGGACGTGCAGCAGCATGTTGCGAAGAAGGCACGCGTCGCCAACGGCACCGCGGAGAAGTGCAATGGCGTGCACAATGGGGACGCTCATCCTTCGGAGGAAGTTGCCAGCCGCTAA
- the LOC5667921 gene encoding H/ACA ribonucleoprotein complex non-core subunit NAF1, which yields MEETKRTDESTNGEPVGASIDTPQEASNSCSDSTTIVAPAAEHDGGKTEPNEGTLMEEKPVEPAIESNRGVNDPARDSADEPKAGEPKEATSEGVVAVELHLDEPVETPVGSAAAGAELPAEPKTVEISVEKEVKETVDETKSTEEPEKDSAPSKEPPSTMEFVAPAPVGQAMDVEDHTAAPVPVAVVSIQEQIAEEQKLETEAVEKIANSSLSMLCQYSGSSDSEAEDTDASNVVVVGSKASSSSSSSSDDSDVEITKETPAMSAGGYRMQDDPILVSDAETMDTNAASSEDEEDEPIKGPIRTAGEILPHELPPIEELTITVPETECKPIGHIESIVAQIVLVQSVPGAELLNLDTVLFLDRGQRALGKIFDVIGQVNQPIYCVLFNSNQEILSKNITTGMEVFCAPRTEYTSFIILSELMRTKGSDASWMNDNEIPSYMAEHSDDEAERAAKRNRKKNAANRQQAAGGAQNDDDAGSEMGDEQQQQQQHYRNPRQPPPSTSRPQYQRGNGGRQFNPRYPSGPSSWHHNYNPRYGQPQQYRPRFPPRNQQFQQQQHYQHHQHHQHQQYQQQYQQQHQQIPHMQPPPQGMVLPNPFANQGPPRQPPPGPY from the exons ATGGAGGAAACAAAACGGACGGACGAGTCTACAAATGGCGAACCAGTGGGGGCAAGCATAGATACGCCACAAGAAGCGAGTAACTCCTGCAGCGACAGCACCACCATTGTTGCACCAGCGGCAGAACACGATGGCGGGAAAACTGAACCGAACGAGGGCACACTGATGGAGGAGAAACCTGTTGAACCAGCGATTGAATCAAATCGAGGAGTGAACGATCCGGCACGGGACAGTGCTGATGAACCAAAAGCAGGTGAACCGAAAGAAGCCACAAGCGAAGGAGTGGTTGCCGTCGAATTGCATTTGGATGAGCCTGTAGAAACGCCTGTCGGAAGTGCGGCAGCAGGCGCAGAACTCCCAGCAGAACCTAAAACGGTTGAAATAAGCGTTGAAAAGGAAGTTAAGGAAACTGTGGATGAGACCAAATCCACCGAAGAGCCTGAGAAAGATTCAGCACCCAGTAAAGAGCCACCTTCCACAATGGAATTTGTCGCTCCGGCACCCGTTGGTCAGGCGATGGATGTAGAGGACCATACGGCAGCACCCGTGCCGGTCGCAGTTGTCTCCATTCAGGAACAGATCGCAGAAGAGCAAAAGCTCGAGacggaagcggtggaaaagaTCGCCAACAGCTCACTCTCAATGCTGTGCCAGTACTCGGGCAGTTCCGATTCGGAGGCGGAAGATACGGACGCATCCAACGTGGTTGTCGTTGGTTCGAAAGCCAGCTCCTCGTCGTCATCCTCGTCGGACGATAGCGATGTGGAAATAACGAAGGAAACTCCCGCAATGTCTGCCGGGGGCTATCGCATGCAGGATGATCCAATATTGGTCAGTGATGCGGAAACGATGGATACCAA CGCTGCCTCATCGGAGGACGAAGAGGACGAACCGATCAAGGGTCCGATACGTACTGCGGGTGAGATACTGCCACACGAGTTGCCCCCGATCGAGGAGCTGACCATCACCGTCCCGGAGACGGAGTGTAAACCGATCGGGCACATCGAATCGATCGTGGCACAGATCGTGCTGGTACAGTCGGTGCCCGGGGCCGAGCTGCTCAACCTTGACACCGTCCTGTTTCTCGACCGGGGTCAGCGAGCGCTCGGCAAAATATTCGACGTCATTGGCCAGGTAAATCAGCCCATCTATTGCGTACTGTTTAACTCGAACCAGGAAATATTGAGCAAAAACATAACGACCGGCATGGAGGTGTTTTGCGCACCGCGAACGGAGTACACGTCGTTTATCATACTGTCCGAGCTGATGCGCACCAAGGGGTCCGATGCGAGCTGGATGAACGATAACGAAATCCCATCGTACATGGCGGAACATTCGGACGATGAGGCGGAACGGGCGGCGAAACGGAATCGCAAAAAGAATGCAGCCAATCGGCAGCAGGCTGCAGGTGGGGCACAAAATGATGACGATGCCGGTAGCGAGATGGgcgatgagcagcagcagcagcagcaacactatCGAAATCCTAGACAGCCGCCTCCGTCCACCTCGAGACCACAGTACCAGCGGGGTAACGGGGGAAGACAGTTTAATCCGCGCTACCCGTCCGGTCCGTCCAGCTGGCACCACAATTACAATCCACGGTACGGTCAACCGCAACAGTATCGGCCACGGTTTCCACCGCGTAACCAAcaattccagcagcagcagcactaccagcaccatcagcaccatcagcatcagcagtaTCAGCAAcagtatcagcagcagcatcagcagatACCGCACATGCAACCACCACCCCAAGGCATGGTACTGCCGAATCCGTTTGCTAACCAGGGCCCACCAAGGCAACCGCCACCGGGACCGTACTAA
- the LOC4577488 gene encoding death-associated protein 1: MADEDKGLVAGHPPAVKAGGMRIVQHKTPNSERPAKDPVEVIGLSNPAPNVNTGEVAQSGTSTKHTDHSVEASQVAHAQKPPAPVHSKPVNHIQQPRK, translated from the exons ATGGCCGATGAAGACAAAGGACTGGTCGCTGGACACCCCCCGGCAG tGAAAGCGGGTGGAATGCGCATTGTGCAGCATAAGACTCCGAACAGCGAGCGGCCTGCCAAGGATCCGGTCGAGGTCATTGGGCTCTCG AACCCAGCGCCCAACGTGAACACGGGTGAGGTCGCCCAGTCCGGGACGAGCACCAAGCATACCGACCATTCCGTGGAGGCGTCGCAGGTGGCCCATGCCCAGAAGCCGCCGGCACCGGTCCACAGCAAGCCCGTCAATCACATCCAGCAGCCTCGGAAGTGA